In the genome of Burkholderiales bacterium, one region contains:
- a CDS encoding thioredoxin family protein produces MLRALLAAILMLASLTVAAEKRDVNQYFFDQKIGDFKAELATAKAQGKKGILLMFEQEDCPWCHRMKDTILNQSEVQDYFKQHFLIFPIDIKNELTMVDFKGRETTEKAFAAENRVRATPVFLFFDLEGNPVYRFTGVAKDAREFLLLGRYVVEGTYKSVPFNVYKAQAAQ; encoded by the coding sequence ATGTTACGCGCCTTGCTGGCTGCCATCCTCATGCTGGCAAGCCTCACCGTCGCTGCCGAGAAGCGGGACGTCAACCAGTATTTCTTCGACCAGAAGATCGGTGATTTCAAGGCGGAGCTTGCCACCGCCAAGGCCCAGGGGAAGAAGGGCATTCTGCTCATGTTCGAGCAGGAGGACTGCCCCTGGTGTCACCGGATGAAGGACACCATCCTCAACCAATCCGAGGTGCAGGATTATTTCAAGCAGCACTTCCTCATCTTCCCCATCGACATCAAGAACGAACTCACGATGGTGGATTTCAAGGGCAGGGAGACCACGGAAAAAGCCTTTGCCGCGGAAAACCGGGTGCGGGCGACCCCCGTTTTCCTCTTCTTCGATCTGGAGGGCAATCCCGTTTACCGCTTCACCGGGGTGGCGAAGGATGCCCGCGAGTTTCTTCTTCTTGGCCGCTATGTGGTGGAGGGGACGTACAAGAGCGTGCCCTTCAACGTCTATAAAGCCCAGGCTGCGCAGTGA